One Polaribacter reichenbachii genomic window, AATTACTCGAAGAAATATTTGAAGAAGTAAATTATGGTTTTCATACTTTATCTAAAAACGCAATAGAAACTGCTATCGATGTTTTTGTAGAAAGTAGAGAAAGTGATATGGTTGCTTTTATCAACAAAAAACACACATTTTTTGGCAGTATTTTATCACAACCATTAGTTAAAGATATCACCTACAACTCAAATACCCCAATATTAGTAATGCACGATTTAAGAAACTAAAAACAGATTTATTATGAAAAATATAGGTATTTGGTTAGATAAAGAAAAAGCATTTATCATAACTATAGAAAACGGAAATGAGACATTTACTACAATAGACTCTAATGTAGAGAATTTTAAAATATATGGAGGTTCTGGAACTCGCTTTAAAGGTGGTCCACAAGATGTAGTACAAGACAGTAGATATTTAGAACGCGAAAAACATCAATTAAAAGCATATTTTCTTGAAATTATTAATGCGATAAAAGATACCAGTGAATTGGTAATTTTTGGTCCTGCAGAAACTTATCTAAAATTTCAAAAAGAGTTAATTGAAAATCATAAAAGCTTAAATACAAAAGTTACAGTTGTTAAAAAAGCAGACAGTATGACAAAGAATCAAACTATTGCATTAATTAAAGATGCTTTTATGTCTAAATAAAACACAATGAAAGATGCTCACATACATATTGTAAAATATTCTGGCGAAAAAGTAATTTTTTCTTTACACAAACTAAAGAAATCTTTAAAAAGAACTGGTGCTGATGAAAATACGGTTAAATCAATTCTTGATAGAGTAAAAGAAGAACTTTATCAAGGAATTACAACCAAAGAAATTTACAATAGAGCATTTGCTTTGCTTAAAAAAAAGAAAAGCTATTTGGCTTCTAAATACAAACTTAAAAAAGCTATTTACGAATTAGGACCAACTGGTTTTCCTTTTGAGCGTTTTGTAAGTGCAGTTTTAAAATATTCTGGTTACAAAACCGAAGTTGGTAGCATTGTGCAAGGACATTGTATAAATCATGAAATAGATATTATTGCCACAAAAAATAATGAAACTACAATTATTGAATGTAAATTTCATAGCGAACAAGGACTTAAATGCAATGTGAAAATTCCTTTATATATAAACTCTCGTTATTTAGATGTAAAAAAACACTGGAACACCAATCTTGAAAATAAAGAATTACTTACAGAAGGCTGGGTAGTTACAAACACGCGCTTTACAAAAGATGCTAAACAATTTGGTAGCTGTGCTGGTTTACAACTTTTAAGTTGGGATTACCCAGAGAATAATGGCTTAAAAGATAGAATTGATAGGTTAGGTTTGTACCCAATTACAGCCTCTACATTACTAACAAAAAGAGAAAAACAATTTCTTTTAAGTAGAGAAATTGTTTTGTTTAGAGATCTTATTGGAGATTCTTTCTTTTTAGATCATTTGGGTATTTCCGAAATCAGAAAAAAAAGAATTTTAGAAGAAATAGAACAACTTTGTAATTTAAAAAACAATTAATTTTTTTATAGAAAAAGCACTACTTTAAAAACATTTAACAAACTGATATTTATCATTTTAATTATTATTTTTAGATTGTACTTTAGATCTATATTTAGTTTTACATAAAGAAGTAAAATCATCTTTTCAAAATTAAATTTTCTGCTCCTTATTTTTCAATAAAAGTTGAAGAATACACAGGTTTTATAACATCATACAACTGTATAAAATAAAATCTGAAGACTCCTAATAAATACCTTATAACGTTTTAAAAACATTTAAGGTAGTAGTATTTTTTTCAAATTACGGATTTTTATTTTGAGAGATTACTCTCTCTACTTTTTAACTTTTAAACCTAAATTATGAAAACTACAAACCCAAAAACAAATTTAAAGTATAAAGAATGGTTAAGTGCAGACGAAATGCACCACAACTCTAAAGAATGGCTTTCTGAATTAGAGTTTGTAAGAGATGAACATTTATTTTTTAAAAATTTAATATCATCATTTACGCTTCAGCTCATAGACAAAAAAAACTTTGCTGAATCTAAAAAACTTATTAAAAAATTAAACATATCAATACTAGAAAACGAAGAGTTATTTAATTTGATAAAAAATCACGAGAATAATCTAGAAATTATAATCGATGAAATAAATCAAATTGAAAAAGAAACAGCTTATAAAACCGAGCATTTAGAACTAAGATTTTCTATTAAAAAATTCTTAGAAAACTATAAAGAGTTAAAAGTAAGATTGTTTAATATTATTAAAGACATTAAAAAAACAGAAAAGCAAAAGTACCTTATTGAATCATAATTAACGTAAACTAAAATACATGAAAACCTACTTTCTATTCCTTTTAATATCGGTATTTTTTATAAGCTGCACTTCTACAGAAATGGTAGATAGCTGGAAAAGCGATGAGATCGATTCTTACGCGCCAAATAAAATTTTAATAGTTGCTGTGTCTCCTAATAAAACAGCAAGATTAAAATTTGAGCAACAAGTAAAAAATGAATTCGAGTTAAGAGGAATGGAAGCTGTTATAAGTTTTAATTATTTTGATGCTAGTGTTAGAACCGAAAAAATGACATCAGAAGAATTAAAAAATTTAGAAAACAAACTTTTAGAAGATGGTTTTGATAGTGTTCTGTTTACAAAAATAGTAGGTGAAGAAGATAGAATTTCTTACAAAAAACTGCATGATTTTGATAAAAATTTCAAGAAATTTAAAGACGATTATATTAAGTTTCAAGATATATATTACAACCCAGATTATTATAATGAGTACAAAGTTTATCACGCAGAAACAGCGTTTTATTGTATTTGCCCTACAAAAGAAAGAGAGCTAATCTGGAAAGGTTATGTAGATGTTATAGACCCAATTTCTATAGATGAAACTGTAAATGATTATGTAAATTTATTAATTGCAGTTTTAGAAAAAGAAAAGCTAATTCATAAAAAAGTATTAATGGAAGAAATTATAAATTAATGGTATCTAGATATTTACCAATATTTATAATTCTTTCTTTAATCGCAGAGATTTTAGGTACTGTTGGGGGTTTTGGCTCTTCTGTATTTTTTGTACCTGTTGCCAATTTCTTTTTCGATTTTCAATCTGTACTTGGTATTACAGCCTTATATCATTTATCTAGTAATATTAGTAAAATAGCAATTTTTAAAAAGGGTTTCGATAAAAAAATTGTGCTATTTTTAGGTATTCCTGCCATTATTTTTGTGTCTATAGGTGCTTATTTTAGCAAATATTTTAATCCTAAAATATTAACCTACATTTTAGGTTCATTTCTAGTTATACTTAGTTCACTCTTTTTAATTTTTAAAAAACTTAAGGTAAATCCAGATAAAAAAAACGCCATTATTGGTGGTGCATTATCTGGTTTAAGCGCTGGCCTTTTAGGAACAGGAGGTGCAATTAGAGGTATTACTTTATCAGCTTTTAAATTAAATAAAAACACTTTTATTGCTACTTCTGCAATTATAGATTTGGGTGTAGATTCTACAAGAGCTGTTATTTACTTTTTTAATGGTTATATGCATAAACATGATTTATATTTAGTACCCATACTACTTGTAATAAGCGTTTTAGGAACTTGGATTGGTAAAAAAATTCTAGACAAAGTATCTCAAGAACAATTTAGAAACTTTGTACTTATTTTAATTTTAGGAATAGGAATTATAAGTTTAGTTTTTTAGTAAACAAAAACCATTTAAAACGATACTAAAAACCAACGAATTACTGATCATTATTTTTAAAAACACTTCAGAAATTCATCTATAAAATTTTAAATATCAATATTTTAAATGATTGTTTTTGAGTATGAGTTAAAAATTAGATTCCAGTAATTTTTAAGCTTTAATACTAATAAAAACTACTGTTTTTAACCATATGTTATTCAATATAAATCATACGATAACGCATTTAATAGCATCATTAATTAAACTTGTGTAGATTTTTAATTTAATAATAGATTTTATAAGGATATCCAATTTTTATTTTGATATCCTTTTTTAAATTAAATCATTTTTTTACGTATTAAAATACTATCAAAATAAAAATCTTTACTTTTAAATTTCTATAAAAAAGAGAACTTAAAAACACTAATCTGAGTTTCTAAAATATATGAGTTACACATCGAATTATTTATTTATCAGAAAAACATTTGCTTTTAGAGTACTACTAACAATAATTTTTGCATTAAATTTTTCTAATTTTCTTGCACAAGAGCATATGCAGTTTCATCATATAACCACAGATAATGGTTTATCTCAAAGTGATATTAACAGCATTTATCAAGACAAACAAGGTTTTTTATGGTTTGCAACTCATGAAGGTTTAAATAAATACGATGGTTACAATTTTAAAATTTTTACACCAAACTCTAACAACAACCATAGCATAAACAGTAATTTAATTTATGCCCTTACAGGCGATAAAAAAGGAAATTTATGGATTGGTACCACTGGTAGAGGTTTAAATTATTTTGATAGAGCTACAGAAAAATTCTCTGAATTTATTGCTGATGACAAAAATGACGACAGCATAATTAGCAATCACATTACATCACTTTTAATAGACAATAACAACAGACTTTGGGTAGGTACAATTAATGGTATTGATGTTATAAATTTAGATACACCAAAAGACAAAGTAAAATTTCATCACTATAATTTAGAAAGAGATCCTTTTGTTGCTAAGTTTCAAGACAACTCTATAAACACAATTTTTCAAGATAGTAAAGGAGATATTTGGGTAGGTGGTTACCACGGAATTTTTAAATTAATGAGAGATTCTAATGGCGAAATATATTTTAAACTGGCCAATGAAATTATAGGTTTACCTAATGTTGCTGTTAAAAGTATAAACGAAGATGTTTATGGTAGATTGTTGGTTGGTACAACTTATGGCTTATATATTTTAAATAGAAATAATGCCTCAAAAATTGAATTAGTAACGCCACAAATTTTTGTTAATCGAATTTTGGTAGACAATAGAGATATTTGGGTAGGTACCAATAACGGACTATTATATTTTAATAATACCAATAAACAAAGCGCACCGAAATTAGTTAATACTTTTAAATACGACCCAAATAACCCAACAAGTTTAAGTAAAAACAATATAAAATCTCTACTAAAAGATAATGCAGGTGTAGTTTGGATAGGTACAATTGGCGGTTTAAATAAATTAGATTTAGAAAGAAAACAGTTTAAAAACATTAAAAAAACTTTAGATCCAACTAGTTTAAGTTACGATAAAATTAGGTCTATGTTCGAAGACAGTAATGGAACACTCTGGATTGGTACTGAAGGTGGTGGTTTAAACATGTTACTACAAGATAAAAAAGATAATTCTTACTTAGGTTTTAAAAGTTTTAAAGTTCGTAACGCATTTGTAACTATAGAAATAGAAAGAAAAGGTAAAAAACTACTAATTATTGGTTCTGAAGATTATCCTGGTTTATACGAAATTGATATTACTGAATCTAAAGAATATACAGACAATGATATTGTAGCTTTCGAACAAATTTTTGGCAGTGTATTTTCTTTATTAGAAGATAAAGATAAAAATTTATGGATTGGTACTTATAACAACGGAATTATAAGATGGGTTTATGACGAACAAAAAAACAATTACAAAAAGGACATTCTTTCTTTTAACAAGCTAGAAAAAAATGGAGTTTCTAGTAATATTATCAGAAATATTATCGAAGATCGATTTGGTAATATTTGGTTTGCCACTGGTAATGGATTATGCAAATTAACAAAAGAAGAAAAATTAAAAAAACATCCAAAATTTACGGTTTTTAAAAATAATTCAGAAGATAAAAAAAGTATAAGTCATAACTATATTTTAGAATTATTTGAAAGCTCAAATGGCGATTTTTGGGTAGGTACTTTAGGTGGTGGTTTATGTAAATATTTACCTTCGGATGAATCTTTTGTAACCTACAAAATAGAAGATGGTTTACCCAATAATGTAATAAAAGGTATTTTAGAAGATGACAACAACAACCTTTGGATATCTACAAACAAAGGGATTTCTAAATTTAATCCGCAAGAAATTACATTCAAAAATTTTGATACTAATGATGGTTTACAAAGCAACGAATTTCAAGAACTTGCAAGATTAAAAAGAAAAAATGGCGAACTACTTTTTGGTGGCATTAATGGCTTTAATTCCTTTTTTCCTGATAAAATAAAAAACAATTCTTACGAACCAGAAACAGTAATTACCCAATTATCAATCTTTAACAAAAACGTTACAATAGGAGAAGAAATTAATGGAAGAGTTATTCTAGAAAATTCAATAAGCACAACTAAAAGCATAGAACTAAAACACGATGAAAATAGTTTTTCTTTTGATTTTTCTTCACTTCATTTTGCTTCTCCTAAAAAAAATAAATATGCTTATAAATTAGAGGGTTTTGATAAAGATTGGATTTATACAACATCCGAAAGACGTTTTGCAACCTACACAAATTTACCGCCAAACAATTACACATTTAAGGTAAAAGCATCTAATAACGATGCCATTTGGGATTCTTCGCCATCTGAATTAAACATAGAAATTGTGCCTCCTTTTTGGGAAACAAAACTCGCCTATTTCTTATATTTATTACTAATTCTTGGTTTACTTTTCTTGTTTAGAAGATATACCATTATTGGCACCAACGAAAAACATAGATTAGAAATTGATCATTTAGAAAAAGAGAAAAATGAAGAATTACAAAAAATTAAATTCGAATTTTTTACCAATATTTCTCATGAATTGCGCACACCATTAACTTTACTAAAAGGACCTTTAAAATATCTACAAACTAAAGGACACAAATTAGACCAAAAAGTAATACAAGAGCAGTACAAATTAATGGAAAAAAATAGCGATTCTTTATTAAGAATTGTAAACCAACTGTTAGATTTCAGAAAAATTAATCAAGGAAAAACAAGACTTGTAATGCGTAAAAGCAATATTGTTACCTTTATCAAGGAGCTTTGCGAACCTTTCCAATTTTTATTGATTAAAAATCAAATCGATTTTAAAATTACTGCAAATCCAGAAAGTATAATTTCTTGGTTCGATCATGAAGCCATCGAAAAAATAATAAACAATCTATTATCGAATGCCTTTAAATTTACACCTTTAGGGGGTTCTATAAAAATTGATATTCAGATTGATGAAAAATATAATGGTAAAAATGTAATTATAAAAGTAGAAGATTCTGGTTGCGGAATAGAACAAGAAAAATTAGAAAATATTTTTGAAAGATTTTATATTGATAAAACAAAAGGAAAAGACAATCCGCAAGGTGTAGGTATTGGTTTATCTTTTGTACAACAACTTACAAAATTACATCAAGGTAATATAGAAGTTGAAAGCGAAATTGATGAAGGAACCACTTTTACAGTAACACTACCAATAGAAAGAAAAGCTTACGAAAACATACCAGAAATTACTTGTAAAAGCAGTAAAGATTCAGATTTTCTGGTAAGAACATCAGAAACAAACTCTTTAGCCATTAGTTTAAATGATGAAATTACTGATTTAAATATTGATAAATCTAGATCTGAAAAACCTCTTTTACTAGTAGTAGATGATAATTTAGATATTAGAGTATTCTTAAAACAAGCTTTAAGTGATGAATACATTATCTACGAATCACAGAATGGAAAAATTGGTTTAGAAATGGCCAACAAAATTTTACCAAACATTATTCTTACTGATGTTTTAATGCCAGAAATGGACGGAATTGAATTTTGTAAAACCTTAAAAACTCAGCAAGAAACTAGTCATATTCCTGTAATTATGTTAACCGCAAAACTATCTCAAGAAAGCGAAATTAAAGGTTTAAAAACAGGTGCAGATGATTATATTAGAAAACCATTTGATATTGAACTTTTAGGTGTAAAACTTAAAAACATTATAAAACGAAGAGACCAATTAAGAAATCGATTTAAGAAAGACATTTCTTTTAAACCCAAAGATGTTACAGTTACAACTTTAGACGAAAAGTTTTTACAACAAGCTATAGAAATTGTAGAAAAACATATGATGAATACCGATTTTAGTGTAGAAATGTTGGTAAAAGAAATGGGCTTAAGTAGAAGTACATTATATCTTAAATTTAAAGAAATTACAGGTTTATCTTCTAGTGCTTTTATTAGAAACATCCGTTTAAAAAGAGCGGTTCAATTGTTCGAAAAAAGCGATTATTCTGTAAAGGAAATTATGTACATGACAGGTTTTAACACAGCTTCTTATTTCTCTAAATGCTTTAAAAAACAATTCGGAATTATACCAAGTGAGTATGTAAGGCAAAATGTAAAAAAAGGATCTAAAGAAGATTCTTTTACAAGTATTTTAGAAGAAGAGTAATACCAATTATTCTTTAAACCTAATAAAGCAAAAGAGTACATTTTTAAAAATGTACTCTTTTTTAATAAACCAATTAATCAACTTTAAGAAAACTCTATATTAAATATTACAAAGTTATTTGTAATACATATGCAAAATCACAAGGTTTTTTAGAAGGCATTTTAACCTTTAATCCATTTTTAGCTTGTTTCCAATCAATTTTTTCGTTGCTACCTAATAGGGTAACATTAGTAACTTTATCTGTGTTTTTATTTATAGATTTTATAAGCACACTATTATTTTCTGGCCATTCCATCATAATTGCATAAAGCTTATCATCCTTTTGTGTAAATCGAATATCTTGCCCAGTAAAAGCTTTGTTTTTTCCTTCTGAATGATGCCCTTTTTCTACTTCAGTCGGACCTTCTCCAAAAGTTCTCCAGTATTTGGTATCGTAAATTGCATCACCATTAATAGACAACCAATTTCCCATTTCTAATAAAATCTCTTTTTGATCTTCTGGTATTGTACCATCTGCTTTTGGCCCTACATTCAATAATAAATTTCCATTTTTAGAAACAATATCCACTAAATCATCAATAAGTTGATTGGTATTTTTAGATTGCCAATCTGCAATATGGCACCAAGAATTTTTACCAATAGAAGTATCTGTTTGCCATGGTAATTTTCTTATCCCCGGCAACTTACCTCTTTCTAAATCATAAATTACTGTACCTTCTGGAAAAGCTTCATGACTAAAATTCTTGTCCTGTAAAACCACTTCTTTACCCCACTCAATACCTTTATTGTAATAATAAGCTGCCAATTGAGGTCTGTATTCTTTAAAATCTGGTGTATCTAACATAAAGTCGAACCATAAAATATCTGGTTGATAATTATCAATTAAATCTTTAGTTCTTGTCCACCATTGTTGTTTAAACTCTTCAGAAACTGGCTCATTAATATCTGTTCCTTTTTTTGAATATAAATCTGCATACGCAGGATTTGAAGTATCGAAATAAGTTTCTTTATTATAAAAAGACCAATTAAAAGCATAATGAGAAGAAGCGCCCATAATCATTCCTTTTTTTCTACCTTCTTTAAATAATTCTCCTAAAACATCTCTTTTTGGTCCCATATCATAAGAATTCCAGCGTGTTGTATTCGATTTGTACATTGCAAAACCATCATGATGATCTGCAACTGGCACTACATATCTTGCACCTGCTTTTTTAAATAAATCTATCCATTCTACAGCACTAAATTTTTCTGCTTTAAACATCGGTACAAAATCTTTATATCCAAATTTTTGCTGATCACCATATGTTTTTTTATGATGCAAAAACTCTCTTGTACTACCTTCATGTTCTACCTTTAAAGTTGCACTTAACCTATTTTTGTCCATATACATATTTCTAGGATACCACTCAGAACCATAAGCCGGCACTGCATAAACTCCCCAATGAATAAAAATTCCAAATTTTTGATTATTAAACCATTCTGGATCTTTGTAATTTTCTTTGATAGATTCCCAATTTGGCTGAAAAACATCTGTAGTTTTAATATCAGATGTCTTTGGTTGCTTGCTATTGCTTTTGCACGATATAAATACGATTAAAATTATAACAGCTAAAAATTTATACAATTTCATATTCTTTAAACTTTAAGAGGGTTAGTTAAGTGCGAATAATAAATTATCTGCTTTGCTAAATTCTAATTTTAATCATTTATTAAAAGTCTCTGATGTTGAATTCTTTACAACAAATGATTTTCTTTCTTTTAAATAATAAACTTGATATTAAATCCCTTTACTTTAATAAAAAAATACTTTAATCACCTAAATATCTGAAATTTAAACGAATTTCATCCAAAGAAAAAAAAGTTACCAATTAAACATTTGATGTATAATATTGACAATACAGAACAATACTTTCCCTATAAATTAGATAATTTAGTACTTCCATTATAGGGTCAACTTAAAACCATAGTTATTTTTTATTTTGATACTATAATGACAACTTTAAAAAACCTTTTTCCAAAATTTAAATGGATAATAAATATAGAAACATGAAATATTCAAAGCTTTTATTAATAGTAATTTTAATCAACTTTAGTTGTAAAACAGGTAAAGTATCACAAAAAGAAGTTGGTAAAAAACCAAATGTAATATTAGTAATTACAGACGATCAAGGTTATGGAGATTTAGGTGTTCATGGTAATAAAGTTATAAAAACACCAAATATCGACGACTTTTACAAAGAAAGTTATCACTTAACAGATTTTCATGTTGGGCCAACTTGTGCACCAACTCGTTCTGGGTTAATGACGGGTAGATATGCAAATAGTACAGGTGTTTGGCATACAGTTGGTGGTTGGTCTTTGTTAAGAGAAGAAGAAAAAACGTTGGCAAATATGTTTACAGAAGCTGGTTATAAAACTGGAGCTTTTGGTAAGTGGCATTTAGGAGACAATTATCCTTTTAGAGCACATGATAGAGGTTTTCAAGAAACTGTTATGCATTATGGAGGTGGTATACAACAAACTCCAGATTACTGGAATAATGATTATTTTGATGATACATATTTTAAAAATGGAGAACCTCAAAAATATGAAGGTTACTGTACAGATGTGTTTTTTAATGAAGCTACAAAATTTATAGAATCTGCAAACGGACAGCCTTTTTTCGCTTACATTGCCACGAATGCACCTCATGGACCTTATAATGTACCTCTAGAATATTATAATTTATACAAAGATTTAAGTAATGATGTTTTAGCTGATACTCAAAAACGTTTTTATGGAATGATTACTAATGTTGATGATAATTTTGGTAAGCTTCGTAAAAAGCTAAAAGATTTAAACATTGCAGACAATACCATTTTAATTTTTATGACAGATAATGGAACCTCTGCTGGATATTACAACAAAAAAGGAAAAGTTACAGGTTACAATGCAGAAATGCGAGGTACAAAAGGTAGCGAATATGAAGGAGGACATAGAGTTCCGTTTTTTATCCATTGGAAAAATGGAAATATAACTACAGCTAAAGACATTAATTTGTTAACAGCACAATTAGATATTATGCCAACTTTAGCAGAATTGTGTGGCATTGAATTACCTAAAGAACATAGAGCAATTAACGGTCAAAGTTTGGTTAAAGTACTTAAAGGAGAACAAAAAGAAAACAATAGAATGTTAATTACAGATTCGCAACGTTTAAATTATCCTAAAAAATGGAGAAAATCTTCTGTAATGCAAAATAAATGGAGATTGGTAAACGGAAAAGAATTATACAACATCGAAGAAGATAAGAGTCAAGAAAAAAATGTAGCTGTAAATTACCCAGAAAAAGTAGCAGAAATGAGAACTTTTTATGAAAATTGGTGGCAAGAAGTTTCTGTTCAATTTAACGAAGAAGTTAAAATTCCAGTTGGGTTAAAACAAGAAAATCCAGTTACATTAACTGCTCATGATGTACATACAGACAAAGGTGGTTATGCTTGGAATCAAATTTATATTAGAGATGGTAAAGTTGGTAATGGTTATTGGGCTTTAGATGTAAAAAGTGAAGGCGATTACGAAATTTCTTTAAGAAGATATCCTGTAGAAGCAGGTTTACCTATTAACACAACTGTACCAAAAGTAACACCAGAAGAAGTACCTGGATTACAGTTTACAATTCCAAAAGGAAAAAATCTAAATTTCACTAAAGCAACTATAGAAATAGCGGGTATTAACAAAGAAAATAGAATTACTAAAAACGATCAATCATCGACTTTTAAAGTAAACCTAAAAAAAGGAATTACAAATTTAAAGGCAAATTTTATCAACTCTAAATCCGAAGAAAACGTTGCTTATTACGTTTATGTGAATAAGTTATAAATAGATAAAATATATTATAAACTATTAAAAAAGCCTGTTTACAAAATACTAAACAGGCTTTTTTTATAGAAAATTTCACGCTATTTTTTCTGCTCCCAAACTCTAAAATATTTAACGTGGTATTCGCCATCCAATCTATTATCATCTGGCAAAGCACCAAACCATTTGTTAGATTCACAATTAAAATTGATTTCTAAAGGTTGATGCCAATGTGTGTTTTTTGCTTCTCTAAACAAAATTCCATCAATATAAAAACGGATGTATTCTGGCGTCCATTCTAAACCCCAAGTATGGTAATCTGCTTGTAATTCTTTAGGAAAATAGTATTTCTTTGTTCTCGAAAAGTGTTTTTTTACATCACCTTTATCTTTTGGTGCTCTAAACACGTGAATGTTAGAATTTAAATCATGTCTGTTATAAGATAAACCTGGTGCATTTTCGCAAA contains:
- a CDS encoding alpha-L-fucosidase; the protein is MKLYKFLAVIILIVFISCKSNSKQPKTSDIKTTDVFQPNWESIKENYKDPEWFNNQKFGIFIHWGVYAVPAYGSEWYPRNMYMDKNRLSATLKVEHEGSTREFLHHKKTYGDQQKFGYKDFVPMFKAEKFSAVEWIDLFKKAGARYVVPVADHHDGFAMYKSNTTRWNSYDMGPKRDVLGELFKEGRKKGMIMGASSHYAFNWSFYNKETYFDTSNPAYADLYSKKGTDINEPVSEEFKQQWWTRTKDLIDNYQPDILWFDFMLDTPDFKEYRPQLAAYYYNKGIEWGKEVVLQDKNFSHEAFPEGTVIYDLERGKLPGIRKLPWQTDTSIGKNSWCHIADWQSKNTNQLIDDLVDIVSKNGNLLLNVGPKADGTIPEDQKEILLEMGNWLSINGDAIYDTKYWRTFGEGPTEVEKGHHSEGKNKAFTGQDIRFTQKDDKLYAIMMEWPENNSVLIKSINKNTDKVTNVTLLGSNEKIDWKQAKNGLKVKMPSKKPCDFAYVLQITL
- a CDS encoding arylsulfatase; its protein translation is MKYSKLLLIVILINFSCKTGKVSQKEVGKKPNVILVITDDQGYGDLGVHGNKVIKTPNIDDFYKESYHLTDFHVGPTCAPTRSGLMTGRYANSTGVWHTVGGWSLLREEEKTLANMFTEAGYKTGAFGKWHLGDNYPFRAHDRGFQETVMHYGGGIQQTPDYWNNDYFDDTYFKNGEPQKYEGYCTDVFFNEATKFIESANGQPFFAYIATNAPHGPYNVPLEYYNLYKDLSNDVLADTQKRFYGMITNVDDNFGKLRKKLKDLNIADNTILIFMTDNGTSAGYYNKKGKVTGYNAEMRGTKGSEYEGGHRVPFFIHWKNGNITTAKDINLLTAQLDIMPTLAELCGIELPKEHRAINGQSLVKVLKGEQKENNRMLITDSQRLNYPKKWRKSSVMQNKWRLVNGKELYNIEEDKSQEKNVAVNYPEKVAEMRTFYENWWQEVSVQFNEEVKIPVGLKQENPVTLTAHDVHTDKGGYAWNQIYIRDGKVGNGYWALDVKSEGDYEISLRRYPVEAGLPINTTVPKVTPEEVPGLQFTIPKGKNLNFTKATIEIAGINKENRITKNDQSSTFKVNLKKGITNLKANFINSKSEENVAYYVYVNKL
- a CDS encoding restriction endonuclease yields the protein MKDAHIHIVKYSGEKVIFSLHKLKKSLKRTGADENTVKSILDRVKEELYQGITTKEIYNRAFALLKKKKSYLASKYKLKKAIYELGPTGFPFERFVSAVLKYSGYKTEVGSIVQGHCINHEIDIIATKNNETTIIECKFHSEQGLKCNVKIPLYINSRYLDVKKHWNTNLENKELLTEGWVVTNTRFTKDAKQFGSCAGLQLLSWDYPENNGLKDRIDRLGLYPITASTLLTKREKQFLLSREIVLFRDLIGDSFFLDHLGISEIRKKRILEEIEQLCNLKNN
- a CDS encoding sulfite exporter TauE/SafE family protein; this translates as MVSRYLPIFIILSLIAEILGTVGGFGSSVFFVPVANFFFDFQSVLGITALYHLSSNISKIAIFKKGFDKKIVLFLGIPAIIFVSIGAYFSKYFNPKILTYILGSFLVILSSLFLIFKKLKVNPDKKNAIIGGALSGLSAGLLGTGGAIRGITLSAFKLNKNTFIATSAIIDLGVDSTRAVIYFFNGYMHKHDLYLVPILLVISVLGTWIGKKILDKVSQEQFRNFVLILILGIGIISLVF
- a CDS encoding hybrid sensor histidine kinase/response regulator transcription factor; protein product: MSYTSNYLFIRKTFAFRVLLTIIFALNFSNFLAQEHMQFHHITTDNGLSQSDINSIYQDKQGFLWFATHEGLNKYDGYNFKIFTPNSNNNHSINSNLIYALTGDKKGNLWIGTTGRGLNYFDRATEKFSEFIADDKNDDSIISNHITSLLIDNNNRLWVGTINGIDVINLDTPKDKVKFHHYNLERDPFVAKFQDNSINTIFQDSKGDIWVGGYHGIFKLMRDSNGEIYFKLANEIIGLPNVAVKSINEDVYGRLLVGTTYGLYILNRNNASKIELVTPQIFVNRILVDNRDIWVGTNNGLLYFNNTNKQSAPKLVNTFKYDPNNPTSLSKNNIKSLLKDNAGVVWIGTIGGLNKLDLERKQFKNIKKTLDPTSLSYDKIRSMFEDSNGTLWIGTEGGGLNMLLQDKKDNSYLGFKSFKVRNAFVTIEIERKGKKLLIIGSEDYPGLYEIDITESKEYTDNDIVAFEQIFGSVFSLLEDKDKNLWIGTYNNGIIRWVYDEQKNNYKKDILSFNKLEKNGVSSNIIRNIIEDRFGNIWFATGNGLCKLTKEEKLKKHPKFTVFKNNSEDKKSISHNYILELFESSNGDFWVGTLGGGLCKYLPSDESFVTYKIEDGLPNNVIKGILEDDNNNLWISTNKGISKFNPQEITFKNFDTNDGLQSNEFQELARLKRKNGELLFGGINGFNSFFPDKIKNNSYEPETVITQLSIFNKNVTIGEEINGRVILENSISTTKSIELKHDENSFSFDFSSLHFASPKKNKYAYKLEGFDKDWIYTTSERRFATYTNLPPNNYTFKVKASNNDAIWDSSPSELNIEIVPPFWETKLAYFLYLLLILGLLFLFRRYTIIGTNEKHRLEIDHLEKEKNEELQKIKFEFFTNISHELRTPLTLLKGPLKYLQTKGHKLDQKVIQEQYKLMEKNSDSLLRIVNQLLDFRKINQGKTRLVMRKSNIVTFIKELCEPFQFLLIKNQIDFKITANPESIISWFDHEAIEKIINNLLSNAFKFTPLGGSIKIDIQIDEKYNGKNVIIKVEDSGCGIEQEKLENIFERFYIDKTKGKDNPQGVGIGLSFVQQLTKLHQGNIEVESEIDEGTTFTVTLPIERKAYENIPEITCKSSKDSDFLVRTSETNSLAISLNDEITDLNIDKSRSEKPLLLVVDDNLDIRVFLKQALSDEYIIYESQNGKIGLEMANKILPNIILTDVLMPEMDGIEFCKTLKTQQETSHIPVIMLTAKLSQESEIKGLKTGADDYIRKPFDIELLGVKLKNIIKRRDQLRNRFKKDISFKPKDVTVTTLDEKFLQQAIEIVEKHMMNTDFSVEMLVKEMGLSRSTLYLKFKEITGLSSSAFIRNIRLKRAVQLFEKSDYSVKEIMYMTGFNTASYFSKCFKKQFGIIPSEYVRQNVKKGSKEDSFTSILEEE